From Chiloscyllium punctatum isolate Juve2018m chromosome 39, sChiPun1.3, whole genome shotgun sequence, one genomic window encodes:
- the cybc1 gene encoding cytochrome b-245 chaperone 1 homolog, which yields MAYMVIDEQTDSILHLKRSPGIRSWSVLVGIGSIGLAAAYYSTDSWGWKLFYVVGCLFVAVQNLEDWEEVRFDKNKGNAVLKNFNLYTRILTMWSKSPEQVVAQLQHIRAVTVDEERVRYLGKGYLVVLRFATGFSHPITQSAVLSNRSDVDAVAQLITNFLNLNKPSFEDKLRLSPDSSDGTGSDNEKNERLSSGN from the exons ATGGCATACATGGTTATTGATGAGCAAACAGATTCAATCCTTCATCTTAAAAGATCTCCTGGTATTAGGTCCTGGTCTGTCTTAGTTG GAATTGGTTCGATTGGTCTAGCTGCTGCTTACTATAGTACAG ACAGTTGGGGATGGAAGTTATTCTATGTTGTGGGCTGTTTATTTGTGGCTGTTCAAAACTTGGAAGACTGGGAG GAAGTTAGATTTGACAAGAATAAAGGGAATGCAGTTCTGAAAAATTTTAATCTTTATACAAGGATATTAACCATGTGGAGTAAAAGTCCAGAACAAG TGGTGGCACAGCTTCAGCATATTCGTGCCGTTACTGTAGATGAGGAGAGAGTCCGCTATTTGGGAAAAGGATACCTTGTGGTACTGCGGTTTGCGACTGGGTTTTCACACCCAATTACTCAAAGTGCTGTGTTAAGTAATCGAAG TGACGTTGATGCTGTAGCACAACTTATAACTAACTTCCTAAACCTTAACAAACCATCCTTTGAAGATAAACTGAGATTGTCTCCAGACAGTAGTGATGGCACTGGCAGTGACAATGAAAAGAACGAAAGATTATCATCAGGAAATTAA